In the Arachis stenosperma cultivar V10309 chromosome 8, arast.V10309.gnm1.PFL2, whole genome shotgun sequence genome, attttgtttatttttcagaatactaaattttactttttcaaacAATTTGTATACATATATttgacaaaaattaaataaataaaaatttaagataaatttaaagaaaaattggtcaatataaatgaagaagaagaacgtaCCAAATTCATCTGTTAGAAATTTAGGAATAACAcgcaaaaagaattaaaattattttaaaagtagTTATTTGATCTATTCAAActagtttttttaaataaaccatttatataaaataaattaattttttttaaaccataTAATAACACGTGTTAACGATCTAAAAGTAACTTCACCTGCAGTCAATTGCAGGTAAATTTTCACCTGCATATAAATCTAAAAAAGATTCACATTAGATATGTTTAAAATTTGGTTCAACCTAAAATTCCTCTCAACCTGAGCTCACAACATATTTCGTCGGGTTGGGTTAAGGATGGCTTTGGGCTAGCAGCCTAGCACAGGGCAAGTATTTTAATACCAACCTATCCTGTTATCCGCgagtattttatttatcatCTCAAAGACTCAAATTCATTTTTGTCTAGAAGAGTATAAAGCAAGTTAAACTATATgtcttttaatatattatattcgaatttaaattttgGTGAGTGGATTAAGTATTGAATAtaaattcttaaatattttatgaataaGTATATAATATAAATGTGTTGTAATATCTAAAATTGAGATTGTCCAATctacttaataaaaaaaatgggtACAAAGCAGGTATGAGCGAGGTGACTATTATCTATATCCACTCCTACCCAAACAATTATTATTAGGTATTATTCTTAATCTAAAACCAGTTAGCGATAGAAAAATTCATCCCATTTAAAATGGACGTATTAAGTCAGGTCAAATAGTCTTAAATTGTCGTTAAGTTGACTTCTTCACTTGACGCAATTTTGGTGATTAGGTTCCGTTAATATTTTGGATAGATCTAACTTAATTAGaatcatattttataataaaaaatatatattactataaaattaataacaaaatgttatatatttatattttagttaaaatttttatattatatagtgttgttttcaattttaaaatattttttggatataaatattatataaaattatatatactaATTATATATTAAGTCGTTCTAAATTAATTCGATTAATTTAgtactaattttaaatttttaaagtagatttaataaaatatttgagttAAATTCAAGATTTTAATCCACATAATattctaatttatatttttttattttaaatttttgtttaaacagactaataaactaataattagTCTTCCTTTACACGTTCACAATTTACTTAGCCGGTAGTGTGATCTTTTGAGTAGGGGTGAATATAGGTAGCGGGTTACTCGTCTAAATCCGAACCAAACTAATTAAATTGGTTCTGAAACCAATGAGTAATTGGGTTCAATCCGAACTAAATCGATAACTTTTGTTAGTGATTGGTTCAGGTATTAATTTTGGTGCGGAATTCGAACCAACCCGCAAATCcgatcatatattaattaaataaaaaataaaaaaatatatatggtTTTTTCATTAGACAatgattattattaatatgtttgAATTTTAATGAGTTTAGATTTTAATGTATTTAGTGTTTAACATATTTGGATTATTTCTATTGATGTTACATATTTATTGTACTTGTTGAATTTTGaagataaaaatttgtttttttttatgaatttcaaaGTCATCGGGTATCCAATTATTCGAATCGAACCAATCCGTTCTTAATCGGTTTAATTTGGTTTGAATATAtgtacaaaaaatataaattcgaaccaaatcaaactaattatattttaatcaaTTCGATTTTAATTTTACCATAAATCCAAACCAAACGGACCGTGCTAACCCCTACTTTTAAGAGGCACAAGTGGCCTTAGTACAAGCTTCCAGCTACAACTGCTACATAACCTAACTGGGTTTGATTAACATAAAGTGGGGCGAGCCCTTATGCGGTTAGGCCCGATTCATTGTTGAAACCAACATGGCATTACCCGCACCGATTTGGGCCACATCATCAACACCGTAACCAATATAGACTTTCTTTCTATTCACTGTTAACTCTTTAGTCTTTAGCATAGCAGAGTGCAGAGTGCATCTATGGCGGATCCCTATTACCCTTACGTTCCTGACGGAGGTAGCAATTATATCAATTCTTTTATGCACCTTCTAAACCCTAATCCGCTACTTAATTTTATTCTCTCCGCAGGAATCTCAAGAACTACCTTTCCTGGTTACATTCCAGCCGAGCCACCCGCTTTGGCTTCCCCTCTTCTCTCCAATTCCACCGCCTTGCGTGCTGCTGCATCTGATTACATGCAGAGCGATGTAAAtatcttaatttatttataatattcgTTTATCGAGTTAATTAATTTGTTGCCATTTCAGGTAAGTTTTTTGCGTATGAGTGCATACGGTGTTGATGATGCTCTGCTGGCTTCTGCGGTTCGTTCCGAATCTGTTTCAATGGCTCCAACAGGGCTTGACATGAAGGCAGCTTATTCAGCTCTTGAAGACCCTACTGATCTTGGCAAAACTCGTGATGCTTCGTTACCTGTTAATCCGGTTGTAAGTAACGACGCTCTCTCGAATTCGCTGCCTGAATCTAATGTTCTGTTTGTTGGTGGACTCCCAAAAGACTGCACCAGAAGGGAAGTTGGTCGTATCCTTTTCGTTGCTTGCATCAATTCATGTGATTAATCAATGTTAATCTGTAGGAAGAGTGTgtgaaattatattattattattcaatgtAACATCGTTTTTAGAGTTTATGGAATTGGAAATCTAATTGAAGTGCATGAAATCGCATTCACTATGTTAAAAACAATGCTCCATTGATGTAAATGCCTTGACATATATCTTAAGATCTTTTCCGTCCCTTTATTGGCTATAAGGATATTAGAGTTGTTCACAAGGAGCCTAGACGGGTAAGTTTCTTAATTTAGAGTGATATGTTGATAGTTTAGGTGTGCATTGCTTTAATTTCGGAAGGAGGAATGCTAGAGGGCCAttagaatttattgtttttgtccATCGGTTAGACATCAATGTTTAAAAGTGGAATAAAGTATGTTGTTGGATTACTAGACTAAAGAAATTGAGTTGATGGCTAAATGATGGCCAAAAACATTCTGATGGCCCTCTAACATTTTTCTTTCTGAAGTCCTTTGCAGTAAGGACTAAGGCAAAATGTTACATTTTGAcatgtatttattttaaaaatgagGAAAAGAAAAGTTTAAATCCATTAAACAATAGATAATGTtctaatgtatttatttttgtctgttttttttttatatttagtagTTTTTAAATGATTGAGTATGCTGCAGAGTGGAGACAAGGCTTTGACATTGTGTTTTGTGGAATTTGTTGATTCCAAATGTGCTCTCACTGCAATGGAAGCTCTGCAAggtattcattttgttttggCTGCATAAATTTGAGTCTAATGTCTATTCATAGTGCAGAGAAAAATAATATGTATGATTGGTGATGACATTATAGTGATtaggaagaagagaaaataaagaccTTGGAATAATGAATCTGAATATGTATGATATACGTGTGTCAAGATACAGGAAACAAACACAACCCTAAACTCTCTGTAATCTTATCAATTTGGAATTCACTTTCATAGATGCTTTATCATCGTATCATAAATGTGTTGGTAATATATCATACACTCTAAGTCTAGTATTTTATGCAGGCTACAAGTTTGATGATAAAAAACCCGAGTCACCAACCTTAAAAATTCAATTTGCACACTTTCCTTTCAGTCTGCCACATGATCATGGTGAGTAGGCAGCACTCAGCAGCATATTAGTCTAACATTCACTGGAACTGCTTCTTTGACCATGAGAATCTGCTTGATGCCAGTTAAGATGAACTGTATGTGGTGGATAAATTTGCTATTAGGTTCCATAGTTGAGATCACTTACCTGTTGTGAATATGGGAATAAAGAATCAATTCCCGTCAGCAAGCCCATTTTTCATCTTGGATTTTGTTTAggattttcattattattttttggccTCTATCAAAAGATCAAAACCTTTCTACTCAAAGGGGATAAGGCTGTGTACATTAGATGTATTATTTGCACCTCggcttttattttagtttggtCAAGCAGGGAGTTGTAGTAGTAAGAACCTGGAGCCTTTCAACTTGTACTCTGGCATCACTTTGTGCATGATATCATCGTAATgtataaaccatgatattccaTATATATCACTTTGGTTTACTATCTCCTTCGATCCAAGGGGAACCGAGGGATTCTTGTGGTGTTGTTCTGAACTTCTGATTAATTTTCTGAATGAGATTGAAAGGGTTTTCCACCAATTTAATCAAATGTGCCTTCTTATGCCTATGTTAAATCACTTAAATGCATAGAGCAAGATTTTTACTTGATTCATGGCGAGATACCGACATACGTGCTTGTACCTTTTTTTATTTGGGCATTAACATTCACACACTCATTCGCtcacacttttttttttagtcattATACTACTCACACACCCACACTTATGAGGTTTTCTTAAACCTTATCCCAGTCTCAGCTGGCAGCTTGATTATTGATTAAGAGGTAATATGATTGACACTTGGTCTAGGCCTCTGCAGCATTCGCTCACACACTTTGAATGTGGCTATTATGATTTATGAGGCAaacatgtttttttttcttttggtctGGATGAGGCAAACATGTTGGCTGGTACAATGCCTCTGCCACGTGCTTCtaccttttttcttcttttgtacTAGATGCTTGTACCTTTGCACTCTTCTGGTGGCCCATATGACTGTGGAGACAGGCCTAATGGATGGTTATAGTTAGATTTATCCTTGGCCAATGAGAATGAAACtgaattttctcaatttttttttctttcaaatgtTTTATCAAGTGTGAGAGGATTCATTCTCGATCCGCAATTATCTACGGGGACTACTATATTTGTTTGTATGTTTGTTTGGGTCAAATTGTAAAATTTTCTTTTGGACTTGAAATTGTGATTCTTATCTTACCAAATCTCCCTGCAACCAATTGAAAGTTCATGAGCCCGTTTTTGGTAACGGGTAAATTACCCTTTGATCCACTAAATTGATTTGGACTGAATCCTTGAGCCTACCGGGTCTCTATACAATTGGATATGTGTGTACTTTTGAAATTGTCAAGTGTAGTCCAAGTTGGTCCCAAAAATCTGAAAGTGGCGGCCAAGTGAAAAAAAGAATTTGTCTAGCGAAACTAGTGTTGCAGCTGAGGTTTGGCACGAGTAAAAGATTTACAGGCTTCTCATAAAGTTGTACCAGAATTCAAATTTCAGGAGTGGAAAATAAAACTCTTTTTAGTGTCTGTATGTGCGGTGAGTGTGTGTAATAtaagaccaaaaaaaaaacccaaaactggttaaaaagattaaaaaaattaatcctttAGACTTCATAAgataattaataacaaaaaaaaaaagaaaaagaaaattagatgATTATTATATTTTCTCCAAGTTACTATTTTATTAGCAAAAGCTAAAACTATGGTTTAGTCATAGCAAAAAAGTCTCATCTAGATATTAATAGGGGACAATGATGGTTAGAAAAGCAAAGGTGCTATTTTTAGTTAAATCaatgtattttgtgattttgtagTCTCTCTTCATTTACTATATATAGTGTAAATATAGAAAAAGGTTGGCGCATAAATTTTTTCCtaaaatgtttttttattatatatatatctattatatataataaaaatatgagaAGGAATTGGTATACAATTCTTTTTCTAAGTTGTCCATCATATATAATTtacaaataaatattttattaacttcaagagttgaatatatatatatgtttgaatttaattttgatgactATCGTATAAAACAATTTTACATATGCATTCAATTAAGTAATGCTacatcattaaaaataatttttatttttattgatcacgtaaataatcatttaaaaaaacTGATATAATTGCACGATTGTATAAACTATTTTAGACTGTTAGTGCTAAactctattttttttagttttagctATATTTACACAAAAACTAATTTTGTTATCCATATCtaatttataacaaaaatattagtagataatagaaaattaatctaaaactattttattttatatttttaattattttttatcttattttatattctttaattaataatattaaatataataagtatataattataaacgttaaacaaaataaagtaaCTTTGATTTATAAAAAGGTAGATTAAGAGATACATTAGTGTCTATATATCAATATTACGATAATTATTATATGCCAAAATGATCCTTCCCTTTGAAAGCGCCGTTTTTTGGAAGCACTCATTTTTTCTGAAAGTTGGGATGTTTTGCAAAATGGATTTTCTTGTAAATTAGTAGCTGAGTAGAAACTGTAGCAATGTGATGTGAGAATGAAAGTGACTTTTTTGGTTTATGTACACAAGGATCCAAACCCCATCATTTCACCTTTCCATTTAAATATACAAACCATGAAACCAAACGTGTATTCCATGCGCTTATTTTACCCCAATTCTAGGGCTGCACACGGATCGGATCGAATTGGATATagtctaaaattttatttaatttgtattgCATTCATCAGATCGATACaatatttgcatttttttaggtcagatcggatcggatataattaaaaattattttaaaattttgttggactgtttttacaaaaaaaatatctaaaaaattcattttttatctGTTTAAACCTATTTACTCCTAGAATGTTATCAATAATAGTTCTTttgaataacaaaaataaaataataacacaaaatttaagtttaattattctaagttgaagtacaacataaaaaattaaaaacaaaatatcataaaattcataaaataacacactaaaattcatatcacattAGAGTTTACTGTCTTAAACTATACTATTtatatgtgatgagcggatatgcGGATTTGCAGATCGAATCCGCGGATATCACTGCTGAATCCGCAATCCGATTCGACCATAGTGCGGATCGGATCCGATTCGATCCGATAGCTCTGCGGATCGGATAATATCCGCAAAATTCGGATCGGATGCGAATAATTACCGCGGATATGCAGATATTATCCGATTCATGTGCAACCCTACCCAATTCATCCATACAAGtttgttttgttttgatttttttttttcattcacgGCTTCCCGTCGTGAAATGTGCTTGTTCAAGTTGTACTAATGAACTTCACTCTTAACTTAAAAAGGTTTAAGGTAAGTGATGATAACATGA is a window encoding:
- the LOC130945067 gene encoding RNA-binding protein 1-like, with protein sequence MADPYYPYVPDGGISRTTFPGYIPAEPPALASPLLSNSTALRAAASDYMQSDVSFLRMSAYGVDDALLASAVRSESVSMAPTGLDMKAAYSALEDPTDLGKTRDASLPVNPVVSNDALSNSLPESNVLFVGGLPKDCTRREVGHLFRPFIGYKDIRVVHKEPRRSGDKALTLCFVEFVDSKCALTAMEALQGYKFDDKKPESPTLKIQFAHFPFSLPHDHGE